A single genomic interval of Oncorhynchus tshawytscha isolate Ot180627B linkage group LG15, Otsh_v2.0, whole genome shotgun sequence harbors:
- the LOC112214583 gene encoding ATP-sensitive inward rectifier potassium channel 10-like: MTSATPPSSRGPSPEKVCHSMTQTEVLKPLLGAVGEAAATVCALRRRRRVLSKDGHSNVRIEHVSGRGALYLRDIWTTFLDMQWRYKLFLFSATFAGTWFLFGVLWYLVALVHGDLLEFDPPSNHTPCVMQVQTLTGAFLFSLESQTTIGYGFRCITEECPAAIILLILQLVITMVLEIFITGTFLAKVARPKKRGETVKFSRHAVVSNHEGRPCLMIRVANMRKSLLLGCSVTGKLLQTSQTKEGETVRLDQRNVPFQVDMSSDSPFLILPLTFYHVIDDSSPLRAWAIKGGGWTDPDLAEFELLVIMSATVEPTSATCQVRTSYLPDEILWGYEFPPVVSLSPSGKYVADFAFFDKVAKTKTTPLVKQASPPSPAMRSSLYHGSNRGGAEEGADPEKIKLEEGYRGEERGRGRGRDSSLLSVRISNV, translated from the exons ATGACCTCGGCCACTCCCCCGTCCTCACGTGGCCCCTCTCCCGAAAAGGTGTGTCACTCAATGACCCAGACGGAGGTTCTGAAGCCGCTGCTGGGGGCGGTGGGGGAGGCAGCGGCAACGGTCTGTGCGCTCCGACGGAGACGACGCGTTCTCTCCAAGGACGGGCACAGCAACGTGCGCATCGAGCATGTGAGCGGGCGCGGGGCGCTGTACCTGCGTGACATCTGGACGACCTTCCTGGACATGCAGTGGCGCTACAAGCTCTTCCTGTTCTCGGCCACCTTCGCCGGGACCTGGTTCCTGTTTGGGGTTCTGTGGTACCTGGTGGCGCTGGTGCATGGAGACCTGCTag agtTTGACCCGCCGTCCAACCACACCCCGTGTGTGATGCAGGTGCAGACCCTAACGGGGGCGTTCCTCTTCTCGCTGGAGTCCCAGACCACCATTGGCTACGGCTTTCGTTGCATCACAGAGGAATGTCCTGCCGccatcatcctcctcatcctccagctTGTCATTACCATGGTTCTGGAGATCTTCATCACAGGAACCTTCCTCGCCAAG GTGGCGCGGCCCAAGAAGAGAGGCGAGACAGTGAAGTTCAGCCGGCACGCCGTGGTGTCCAATCACGAGGGCCGACCCTGCCTCATGATCCGAGTGGCCAACATGCGCAAGAGCCTGTTACTGGGCTGCTCG GTAACAGGGAAGTTGCTCCAGACATCCCAGACCAAGGAGGGGGAGACGGTGCGACTGGACCAGAGGAACGTTCCCTTCCAGGTGGACATGTCCAGCGACAGCCCCTTCCTCATCCTCCCACTCACCTTCTACCACGTCATTGATGACAGCAGCCCACTCAGAGCCTGGGCCATCAAGG GAGGGGGATGGACGGATCCGGATCTGGCAGAATTTGAGCTGCTGGTGATCATGAGTGCCACGGTGGAGCCCACCTCCGCCACATGCCAGGTGCGCACCTCCTACCTGCCTGACGAGATCCTGTGGGGGTACGAGTTCCCCCCCGTGGTCTCCCTGTCCCCCTCGGGGAAGTATGTGGCCGACTTCGCCTTCTTTGACAAGGTGGCCAAAACAAAGACCACCCCCCTCGTCAAACAGGCCTCGCCCCCAAGCCCAGCCATGCGCTCCTCCCTTTACCATGGCAGCAACAGAGGGGGCGCGGAGGAAGGGGCAGACCCGGAGAAGATCAAACTGGAGGAGGGctatagaggggaggagagggggaggggcagggggcGAGATAGTAGTCTTCTCAGTGTCCGTATCAGCaatgtctag